A genomic stretch from SAR324 cluster bacterium includes:
- a CDS encoding DEAD/DEAH box helicase family protein yields MNLPTLIKQYMSLREPQEKALETLDSISTGLDYKTTGIEIVEEKASTNSKATEQIKFDTEFPSFCFALATGVGQTRLMGASIYYLWKTKGYKNFFILSPNITIYEKLRMELFASHPKYMFIGLSDFSQPSVWDGDNYLRFNPGQFTLYGEANIFIFNIGKIFSRGDTDFRFHRFHEQLGDSFSAVLRDMDDLVVLMDESHRYRAPASLKAINHLKPILGLEFTATPKTKDNVIYSFTLAESIGRFIKTPTVVTRSNLTTSDAEEIEKLKLLDGMTLHEIKKGRLLEYCAANHLPVVKPFVLISTKDTHHAGEIKQLVESESFFEGCYKGKVIEIHSAQGSAESDENIKRLLSVESPNSNVEIVIHVNMLKEGWDVKNLYTIIPLRASISEILTEQTIGRGLRLPFGTITDDADLDSLEIISHDNYAKLIDAAKNSPLFRVKELSETDTKPRKTVTVQRKYIDTEELLDRMHELDLSLFASQYTQKEKITEVVERLVELDIKEYELKKEKTETGGGDKKSTDSAIGATFFDAEDRAELPPIKPEEIRRKYEEILINYAKLTIDVPKIFLDTYPKSDISTFDVTVNIGPFELVTQKIIEHDLASGVERQRTEVELMAVDDPVKFIAGRLIDEIDELAAENDKDIALNLARLYLEKMNVNERDLKKVVHLYRKAIVNDLQNQIEANIHEENEIEVSISKNPVRFPKEYSKTVYLEKGILHYGDRIEPSQIKSYLFEGFEKTIYPQIPFDSVPEKDFAAILEKDSTILKWVRPPEGSIPIYHRGHSYTPDFVVETVDKKYLIEVKGMRDLQPVIKEDVKEKARVSIKWAETATNEIKDKPWEYKLIPETAIVNTSDLKFIFSQGVHF; encoded by the coding sequence ATGAATTTACCAACCCTTATAAAGCAATACATGAGCTTGCGTGAACCGCAGGAAAAGGCACTTGAAACTCTTGATTCGATCAGTACTGGACTCGATTATAAAACCACTGGAATTGAAATAGTCGAGGAAAAAGCCAGTACAAACAGCAAGGCTACTGAACAGATAAAATTCGATACGGAGTTTCCTTCGTTTTGCTTTGCTCTTGCAACTGGAGTCGGTCAGACACGGCTTATGGGGGCTTCGATTTATTATCTGTGGAAAACAAAGGGTTACAAAAATTTCTTCATTCTCTCCCCCAACATTACCATTTACGAAAAGTTGCGGATGGAGTTATTCGCTTCACACCCCAAGTATATGTTCATCGGTCTGTCGGATTTTTCACAGCCGTCCGTCTGGGATGGAGATAATTATTTGCGGTTCAATCCCGGCCAGTTTACCCTGTACGGAGAAGCCAACATCTTCATTTTCAATATTGGGAAAATATTCAGCAGGGGCGATACTGACTTCAGGTTCCATCGGTTTCACGAACAACTGGGAGATTCCTTTTCAGCGGTTCTACGGGACATGGATGACCTCGTTGTTTTGATGGATGAAAGTCATCGGTACCGGGCACCTGCTTCATTAAAAGCCATCAATCATTTAAAGCCAATCCTCGGTCTTGAATTTACAGCCACACCTAAGACAAAAGACAATGTGATTTACTCATTTACATTGGCTGAATCAATAGGCCGTTTTATTAAAACGCCAACAGTGGTCACCAGAAGCAATCTCACCACTTCCGACGCGGAAGAAATTGAAAAACTGAAACTGCTGGATGGCATGACCCTCCATGAAATCAAAAAAGGTCGTTTGCTTGAATACTGCGCCGCAAATCATTTACCGGTTGTTAAACCTTTTGTCCTTATATCAACCAAAGACACTCATCATGCCGGTGAAATAAAGCAACTTGTAGAATCAGAATCATTTTTTGAAGGATGCTATAAAGGAAAAGTGATTGAAATTCATTCCGCGCAAGGCAGTGCTGAAAGTGATGAAAACATCAAACGGCTTTTATCCGTTGAAAGTCCAAACAGCAATGTTGAAATTGTGATCCATGTCAACATGCTTAAAGAGGGGTGGGATGTTAAAAATCTTTATACCATTATTCCGCTACGAGCCTCCATAAGCGAAATATTGACCGAACAGACAATCGGGCGTGGACTTCGCCTTCCATTTGGCACCATCACCGATGACGCTGACCTGGATTCATTGGAAATAATCAGCCATGACAATTATGCCAAACTGATTGATGCCGCAAAAAACAGCCCACTTTTCAGGGTCAAGGAACTATCAGAAACCGATACAAAACCACGGAAGACAGTGACAGTACAGCGGAAATATATTGATACCGAAGAACTCCTGGACCGTATGCATGAGCTGGATTTAAGCCTGTTCGCGTCGCAATATACCCAAAAAGAAAAAATCACGGAAGTCGTTGAGAGGCTTGTTGAACTGGATATTAAAGAATATGAACTCAAAAAAGAGAAAACAGAAACTGGCGGTGGTGATAAAAAGAGTACCGACAGCGCAATTGGGGCAACATTTTTTGACGCCGAAGACAGAGCAGAATTGCCTCCAATAAAACCGGAGGAAATCAGGCGAAAATATGAAGAAATTCTGATTAATTATGCGAAGCTGACCATAGATGTGCCAAAAATATTTTTAGATACATACCCCAAGAGTGATATTTCAACATTTGATGTCACTGTGAATATTGGCCCATTTGAACTTGTCACGCAAAAAATAATCGAACATGATTTAGCATCAGGAGTTGAACGCCAAAGAACCGAAGTAGAACTCATGGCAGTGGATGACCCTGTAAAATTTATCGCAGGAAGATTAATTGATGAAATTGATGAGCTTGCCGCAGAAAATGACAAGGATATCGCTCTTAATTTGGCAAGATTATATCTCGAAAAAATGAATGTCAACGAACGGGATTTAAAAAAAGTAGTTCACTTATACCGAAAAGCCATAGTGAACGACTTGCAAAACCAGATTGAAGCCAACATACACGAAGAAAATGAAATTGAAGTTTCAATTAGTAAAAATCCTGTCCGATTTCCAAAAGAATATTCAAAAACCGTATATCTCGAAAAAGGGATTTTGCATTACGGTGACAGGATTGAGCCTTCTCAAATAAAAAGCTACCTGTTTGAAGGTTTTGAAAAAACGATTTACCCTCAAATCCCCTTTGATTCAGTCCCTGAAAAAGATTTTGCGGCAATTCTTGAGAAAGACAGCACTATCCTAAAATGGGTTCGGCCTCCGGAAGGTTCAATACCAATCTACCATAGAGGACATTCTTATACACCGGACTTTGTGGTTGAAACGGTCGATAAAAAATACCTCATTGAAGTCAAAGGAATGCGAGATTTACAACCTGTCATAAAAGAGGATGTGAAAGAAAAAGCACGAGTTTCCATTAAGTGGGCTGAGACCGCCACAAACGAAATAAAGGATAAACCTTGGGAATATAAACTGATACCGGAAACAGCGATTGTGAATACATCAGACTTGAAATTCATATTTTCACAAGGAGTACATTTTTAA